In Gammaproteobacteria bacterium, a single genomic region encodes these proteins:
- a CDS encoding MaoC family dehydratase: MNKSSTGRFFEDFTLDEVIRHGTPRTITAGDVSLYIALTGSRFVLHSAAPVAGAIGFEDTPVDDMLVFHIAFGKTVPDISLNAVANLGYAEVRFLAPVFVGDTLFVSSRVIGLKENSNGTTGIVYVRSSAYNQHGDKVLSWVRWVMVAKREASQPMEPAVVPTLSTMVSAEHLNVAPHTDFRRLGASLTGSDLTWQDYQVGEWIDHVDGVTVDEAEHVMATRLYQNTAQVHFNEHRMQNSRFGRRLVYGGHVMSLARALSHNGLANAVQILAMNGGSHMAPTFAGDTLYAASRVLDKWPIHGRDDCAALRLETVVRKNSPVHRNEHGAPLNSDTAPLVLTWDYTVLVPTRLDSMPIVSAWE; this comes from the coding sequence ATGAATAAATCATCCACCGGACGATTTTTTGAGGACTTCACGCTCGATGAAGTCATTCGGCACGGCACACCTCGAACCATTACCGCGGGCGATGTTTCGCTCTATATTGCGCTGACCGGGAGTCGTTTCGTGTTGCATAGTGCAGCACCCGTTGCCGGAGCCATTGGCTTTGAAGACACACCGGTTGATGACATGTTGGTGTTTCATATCGCCTTCGGCAAAACCGTCCCGGACATTTCCTTGAACGCTGTGGCCAATCTGGGATACGCAGAAGTGCGCTTCCTCGCACCGGTATTTGTTGGGGATACGCTGTTTGTCAGCTCTCGCGTCATTGGCTTGAAGGAAAATAGCAATGGCACCACAGGGATTGTTTATGTGCGTTCTAGCGCTTATAACCAACATGGCGACAAGGTGTTGTCATGGGTGCGTTGGGTGATGGTGGCTAAACGCGAAGCGTCGCAACCGATGGAGCCGGCCGTGGTCCCCACCCTCTCGACGATGGTTTCCGCAGAGCACTTAAACGTTGCGCCACACACGGACTTTCGGCGACTGGGCGCTTCCCTCACTGGGAGTGATTTGACGTGGCAGGATTATCAGGTGGGTGAATGGATTGATCATGTGGATGGCGTGACTGTGGATGAAGCGGAACACGTCATGGCCACGAGGCTTTATCAAAACACCGCCCAGGTGCATTTCAATGAGCACCGAATGCAAAACAGTCGATTTGGCCGTCGGCTGGTGTATGGTGGGCATGTGATGTCATTGGCGCGGGCCTTGAGTCACAACGGCCTCGCCAATGCCGTGCAGATTCTCGCGATGAATGGTGGGAGCCACATGGCCCCCACCTTTGCTGGTGACACGCTTTACGCGGCATCGCGTGTATTGGATAAGTGGCCGATTCATGGGCGGGATGACTGTGCCGCTTTGCGTTTGGAAACCGTGGTCCGCAAGAACTCACCCGTTCACCGCAATGAACACGGCGCGCCCCTCAATAGTGACACCGCACCCCTTGTCTTGACGTGGGACTACACGGTGTTGGTGCCGACACGGCTCGACAGCATGCCTATTGTTTCGGCATGGGAATAA
- a CDS encoding CoA ester lyase: MTQRYRPRRTMLYVPAHVPRHIEKARGLPADSVIFDLQESVPASKKAQARAQLVDALKNPDFGYSEKVVRINPLTTELGVADLMEVAKLPIDAVLFPSIESAEDVHNAIAALDSAGGETLSVMVNIETPKGVLHAEEIAASSDRLVAMIMGTTDLANSLKINMTKDRLGLLGSLSMVVLAARAYGRCVVDGPHLDLKNVEACEFACRQARDLGFDGKTVIHPVQLTYTNDAFTPRQEDMERARAVLEALDEAQAQGRSMAVIDDRLIEPSLHDWALRVINIYEQVQKLGQDDLLGK; encoded by the coding sequence ATGACACAGAGATATCGACCTCGTCGTACCATGTTATACGTACCGGCACATGTGCCTCGTCATATTGAGAAAGCTCGAGGCTTGCCTGCCGATTCAGTGATTTTTGATCTGCAGGAATCTGTGCCTGCCTCGAAAAAAGCACAAGCTCGCGCCCAACTGGTGGACGCGCTGAAAAATCCGGACTTTGGTTATTCGGAAAAAGTGGTGCGCATCAATCCGCTGACCACGGAACTTGGCGTTGCCGACTTGATGGAAGTTGCCAAATTGCCGATTGATGCCGTCTTGTTTCCGAGCATTGAAAGCGCCGAAGATGTTCACAATGCGATTGCCGCGCTCGATTCAGCGGGAGGCGAAACATTATCTGTCATGGTGAACATCGAAACCCCAAAGGGGGTATTGCACGCCGAGGAAATTGCGGCGAGCAGCGACCGTCTTGTGGCGATGATCATGGGGACGACGGATTTGGCCAATAGCCTTAAGATCAATATGACCAAAGATCGACTCGGTTTACTTGGCAGTCTGTCGATGGTTGTCTTGGCGGCGCGCGCTTATGGGCGATGTGTGGTGGATGGTCCCCATTTGGATTTGAAAAATGTGGAGGCATGCGAATTTGCGTGTCGGCAGGCGCGCGATCTTGGGTTTGATGGCAAAACCGTGATTCATCCGGTGCAGCTGACGTACACCAATGATGCGTTCACGCCGCGGCAGGAAGATATGGAGCGTGCCCGTGCCGTTCTTGAAGCGCTGGATGAGGCCCAGGCGCAGGGGCGAAGTATGGCAGTGATCGATGATCGCCTCATTGAACCTAGTTTGCATGATTGGGCGCTACGGGTGATCAATATCTATGAGCAAGTGCAAAAGCTTGGCCAAGACGACTTATTGGGCAAATAA
- a CDS encoding acyl-CoA synthetase, producing the protein MTQKFPPIAEWHWQVPTHLNIGVACTDEQVSKGFGQRLAMIVEDEQRGTSRYTYAELADASSRFAGVLKELGLSRNDRVLIRLPNALAYPVAFFGAMKAGAIAVPTSTLLAGREVRYLAEDSGARVLVTHADMWPELAPHLDELPNLQYVLLAGASTIPKTASATLTLMSLDALLESVSPITTAVQTLANDPAYLVYTSGTTGFPKGVLHGHRALIGRLPASRYWFNFVEDERIVHSGKFNWTYVLGSALMDPLYHGKTVIVYEGKNDATLWPRLMAKHECTTFIGVPTIYRQIIQKTNYGRQDVPSLRHCMSAGEHLSDAMLNAWRERFGLDIYEAIGMSEISYYISQNIYHPIRPGSAGFPQPGHDVHLLDENLQEVEVDEEGMICIPDDDPGLFLEYWKLPEATREARHDGWFFTGDYARRDKDGYIWFLGRKDDIINTFGYRVSPHEVERVMKTHPAVADCVAVGETIAPDKTLVALCVVPHANTSVTEAELLAYGEKNLARYKAPKKIHFMTEFPRTKNGKVLRKQLVAMLAKESS; encoded by the coding sequence ATGACACAAAAATTTCCACCAATTGCCGAATGGCACTGGCAGGTGCCGACACATCTCAACATTGGGGTGGCATGTACTGACGAGCAGGTCTCGAAAGGTTTTGGCCAGCGGCTTGCGATGATTGTCGAAGATGAGCAACGAGGGACCAGCCGCTATACCTATGCTGAGCTGGCTGATGCTTCAAGTCGTTTTGCCGGAGTGCTCAAGGAACTTGGTCTGTCGAGAAACGATAGAGTACTGATTCGTCTGCCGAATGCCTTGGCTTATCCCGTGGCATTTTTTGGCGCGATGAAAGCTGGCGCCATCGCCGTGCCGACTTCGACATTGCTTGCAGGGCGTGAAGTACGCTATCTGGCGGAGGATTCAGGTGCGCGCGTATTGGTGACCCATGCAGATATGTGGCCGGAACTGGCGCCGCACTTGGATGAATTGCCCAATCTTCAATATGTGCTTCTGGCAGGGGCGAGCACAATACCGAAAACAGCGTCGGCGACATTGACGCTCATGTCGCTCGATGCGCTGCTGGAGAGCGTTTCACCGATAACGACGGCCGTGCAGACACTGGCCAATGACCCGGCTTATCTGGTGTATACCTCAGGGACAACCGGGTTCCCGAAAGGTGTATTGCACGGTCACCGTGCTTTGATTGGCCGACTGCCCGCCAGCCGTTATTGGTTTAATTTTGTCGAAGATGAGCGAATTGTTCATTCCGGCAAGTTTAACTGGACCTATGTGCTTGGTTCAGCGCTGATGGACCCGTTGTACCATGGGAAGACAGTGATCGTGTACGAAGGAAAAAACGACGCCACCCTGTGGCCTCGTCTGATGGCCAAGCACGAATGCACCACTTTTATCGGTGTGCCGACCATTTATCGCCAAATCATTCAGAAAACCAATTATGGACGTCAGGATGTACCGAGCTTGCGTCATTGTATGAGTGCAGGAGAGCATTTGTCAGATGCTATGCTCAATGCGTGGCGGGAGCGATTTGGCCTAGATATCTACGAAGCGATTGGGATGAGCGAAATTTCCTACTACATCTCACAAAACATCTACCATCCTATTCGCCCGGGGTCGGCGGGTTTCCCTCAACCTGGTCATGATGTTCACTTGTTGGATGAAAATTTGCAGGAAGTGGAGGTTGACGAAGAGGGTATGATTTGTATTCCGGACGACGATCCGGGATTGTTTTTGGAATATTGGAAGTTGCCGGAAGCCACGCGTGAGGCGCGCCACGATGGGTGGTTCTTTACCGGCGATTATGCCCGTCGAGACAAGGACGGCTATATCTGGTTTCTGGGCCGCAAGGACGACATTATCAACACGTTCGGCTATCGTGTGTCGCCACACGAAGTTGAGCGTGTAATGAAGACGCACCCGGCGGTGGCTGACTGTGTTGCGGTCGGAGAAACCATCGCGCCGGACAAAACGCTGGTGGCGCTTTGTGTGGTGCCGCATGCGAATACGTCAGTGACGGAGGCGGAATTGCTCGCTTATGGTGAGAAAAACTTGGCGCGCTACAAAGCACCAAAGAAAATTCATTTTATGACCGAATTTCCTCGCACCAAGAATGGTAAGGTACTAAGAAAACAATTGGTTGCCATGTTGGCAAAGGAGTCGTCATGA
- a CDS encoding aldolase produces the protein MNYKHDYLTHIDEATVLGGPWPGIQLYYPPVKYSPAQGVYETMEQAAERMRRHAHKTPANTLLFDLEDGCRQKEMSRALLRQELPKFDPNRKFQIALRINPFRTPEYEKDLELIRDCAEFIDVIILAKAGEVYGAAEIRDLSAWLVGVNSQITIQPIFEHPRSLKLAADIMQYDTVKHVVFGIHDFSKAMAIHLTPENWIHELRTYLHLLLMEARIAGKGVIGGVEVLINKNAMPTDYIEPEDVRRWLDLHGDRESKIVHAHAVEEAQMGLTGKQVIHPNHIHLCKVAFTPSPKAIARNVAILKAAIDADALLGGAIRFEGEMLDPPMFGKALQTLLRANALNALAPEDKAFALDVLKRLPVQVIRENWPYGRV, from the coding sequence ATGAATTACAAACACGATTATTTGACCCATATTGATGAAGCGACGGTCTTGGGCGGCCCTTGGCCTGGCATACAACTGTATTATCCACCGGTGAAGTACTCTCCTGCACAGGGGGTTTACGAAACCATGGAGCAAGCCGCTGAGCGTATGCGGCGGCACGCCCACAAAACGCCGGCCAATACGCTTTTGTTTGACCTTGAAGATGGATGTCGGCAAAAGGAGATGAGCCGCGCTTTGCTTCGTCAAGAGTTGCCCAAGTTTGATCCAAATCGAAAATTCCAAATTGCGTTGAGGATCAATCCGTTTCGGACACCTGAGTATGAGAAGGATCTTGAATTGATCAGGGATTGTGCGGAGTTTATCGATGTCATCATTCTGGCCAAAGCAGGGGAGGTATATGGCGCGGCAGAAATTCGCGATCTGTCCGCTTGGCTGGTCGGTGTCAATAGTCAGATCACCATTCAACCCATTTTCGAGCACCCGCGATCTCTCAAACTGGCGGCGGACATTATGCAGTATGACACCGTCAAGCATGTGGTCTTCGGAATTCACGATTTTTCCAAAGCCATGGCCATTCACCTGACGCCCGAGAACTGGATTCATGAATTGCGCACATACTTGCATTTATTGCTGATGGAAGCGCGGATTGCAGGCAAGGGCGTTATTGGTGGGGTCGAAGTATTAATCAATAAAAATGCCATGCCAACAGATTATATTGAACCTGAGGATGTCCGGCGCTGGTTGGATCTCCACGGCGATCGGGAGTCAAAAATCGTGCATGCTCACGCGGTGGAAGAGGCTCAGATGGGGTTGACGGGAAAGCAAGTCATTCATCCGAATCATATTCATTTGTGTAAAGTGGCTTTCACACCTTCACCTAAGGCGATTGCCCGCAATGTCGCCATTTTGAAGGCGGCTATCGATGCGGATGCGTTGCTTGGCGGCGCCATTCGATTTGAAGGTGAAATGTTAGACCCGCCGATGTTTGGCAAGGCATTACAAACATTGTTGCGGGCCAATGCGTTAAATGCGTTGGCACCGGAAGACAAGGCGTTTGCGTTGGATGTTCTAAAGCGTCTGCCAGTGCAGGTGATTCGGGAAAACTGGCCGTATGGTCGGGTCTAA